The following coding sequences are from one Oryzisolibacter sp. LB2S window:
- a CDS encoding phosphatidate cytidylyltransferase, which yields MLKQRVITALVLLAIFLPALFYPSFVPFAAITLLFMAAGAWEWGRLNGLGGGASLALGALCLALCAASWAGGWLQQPLTWLWTLGGAAWVLGGAALLRGGVPGWPKVPRAVRIVGGVLALWLAWLAVAQARVAGVNFLLSVLTLVWMADTCAYFAGRAFGLRFTRAKLAPSISPGKSWEGAWGGMLGVLVLATAWVAGDAHWQAQAPSLYTQLVRHGWWLLALGAVFMTAMSVVGDLVESLIKRSAGVKDSSGLLPGHGGVLDRIDALLPTLPLAMMLSRF from the coding sequence ATGCTCAAGCAACGTGTCATCACAGCCCTGGTCCTGCTGGCGATCTTTCTGCCGGCGCTGTTCTATCCCTCCTTCGTGCCGTTCGCGGCCATCACGCTGCTCTTCATGGCCGCCGGCGCCTGGGAATGGGGCCGGCTCAATGGCCTGGGCGGCGGCGCCAGCCTGGCGCTGGGCGCGCTGTGCCTGGCCCTGTGCGCGGCGAGCTGGGCAGGCGGCTGGCTGCAGCAGCCGCTGACCTGGCTCTGGACGCTGGGCGGCGCGGCCTGGGTGCTGGGCGGCGCGGCCCTGCTGCGCGGCGGCGTGCCGGGCTGGCCGAAGGTGCCGCGCGCCGTGCGCATCGTGGGCGGGGTGCTCGCGCTGTGGCTGGCCTGGCTGGCCGTGGCGCAGGCGCGCGTGGCCGGCGTCAACTTTCTGCTGTCCGTGCTGACCCTGGTCTGGATGGCCGATACCTGTGCCTACTTTGCCGGCCGCGCCTTCGGCCTGCGCTTCACCCGGGCCAAGCTCGCGCCCTCCATCAGCCCCGGCAAGAGCTGGGAGGGCGCCTGGGGCGGCATGCTCGGCGTGTTGGTTCTGGCCACCGCCTGGGTGGCGGGCGACGCGCATTGGCAGGCCCAGGCGCCCAGCCTGTACACGCAGCTGGTCCGCCATGGCTGGTGGCTGCTGGCCCTGGGCGCCGTCTTCATGACGGCCATGAGCGTGGTCGGCGACCTGGTGGAATCGCTCATCAAGCGCAGCGCCGGCGTCAAGGACAGCAGCGGCCTGCTGCCCGGCCATGGCGGTGTGCTCGACCGCATCGACGCGCTCCTGCCCACGTTGCCGCTGGCCATGATGCTTTCTCGGTTTTGA
- the ispC gene encoding 1-deoxy-D-xylulose-5-phosphate reductoisomerase, translating into MKQQITVLGSTGSIGTNTLDVLARHPDRYEVFALSAATQVELMLAQCAQLRPRYAVMASAAHARQLADKLKQNDLPTQVLQAPDALETIASHEQVDAVMGAIVGAAGLAPCLAAARAGKRLLLANKEALVVGGEVFMRAVREGRATLLPIDSEHSAIFQSLPEDPATWAQRVDHVLLTASGGPFRTREPATLRDVTVEEACTHPNFAMGRKITIDSATMMNKALEVIEARWLFDLAPEQIKVVIHPQQIIHSMVQFKDASIIAQLGTPDMRVPIACGLAWPERIASGASVLDFTQLAALTFEQADAVRFPGLHLSWQALAAAPGTTAVLNAANEVAVEAFLQRRIRFDQIHALNLATLETVQPSNPDTVQALLELDTQTRAAARQLAQRFS; encoded by the coding sequence ATGAAACAACAAATCACCGTCCTGGGCTCCACAGGATCCATAGGCACCAACACGCTGGACGTGCTCGCACGCCACCCCGACCGCTACGAAGTCTTTGCCCTGAGCGCCGCCACGCAGGTGGAGCTGATGCTCGCGCAATGCGCGCAGCTGCGGCCGCGCTACGCCGTCATGGCCAGCGCGGCGCACGCGCGCCAGCTGGCCGACAAGTTGAAGCAGAACGACCTTCCAACGCAGGTGCTGCAAGCGCCGGATGCTCTTGAAACAATAGCTTCGCATGAGCAGGTCGATGCCGTCATGGGCGCCATCGTGGGCGCGGCGGGCCTGGCGCCCTGCCTGGCTGCGGCGCGCGCGGGCAAGCGCCTGCTGCTGGCCAACAAGGAGGCGCTGGTCGTCGGCGGCGAGGTCTTCATGCGCGCCGTGCGCGAGGGCAGGGCGACGCTGCTGCCCATCGACAGTGAGCATTCGGCCATCTTCCAGAGCCTGCCCGAGGACCCTGCCACCTGGGCGCAGCGCGTGGACCATGTGCTGCTGACCGCATCGGGTGGGCCGTTTCGCACGCGCGAGCCGGCCACGCTGCGCGACGTGACCGTGGAGGAGGCCTGCACCCACCCCAACTTCGCCATGGGGCGCAAGATCACCATCGACTCGGCCACCATGATGAACAAGGCGCTCGAGGTCATCGAGGCGCGCTGGCTGTTCGATCTCGCGCCCGAGCAAATCAAGGTGGTGATCCACCCGCAGCAGATCATCCATTCCATGGTGCAGTTCAAGGATGCGTCCATCATCGCCCAGCTGGGCACGCCCGACATGCGCGTGCCCATTGCCTGCGGCCTGGCCTGGCCCGAGCGCATCGCCAGCGGCGCGAGCGTGCTCGACTTCACACAGCTGGCGGCGCTGACCTTCGAGCAGGCCGATGCCGTGCGCTTTCCGGGCCTGCACCTGTCCTGGCAGGCGCTGGCCGCGGCGCCCGGCACCACGGCCGTGCTGAATGCGGCCAACGAAGTGGCGGTGGAGGCGTTCCTGCAGCGGCGCATACGCTTCGATCAGATCCACGCGCTCAATCTTGCAACTTTGGAGACCGTCCAGCCCTCCAACCCGGACACCGTGCAGGCCCTGCTGGAGCTGGACACGCAGACGCGTGCGGCGGCCCGGCAGCTGGCGCAGCGCTTCAGTTAA